Proteins encoded by one window of Rhodamnia argentea isolate NSW1041297 chromosome 6, ASM2092103v1, whole genome shotgun sequence:
- the LOC115741915 gene encoding eukaryotic translation initiation factor 5A-like — protein MSDEEHHFEAKGDAGASKTYPQQAGTIRKNGYIVIKNRPCKVVEVSTSKTGKHGHAKCHFVGIDIFNNKKLEDIVPSSHNCDVPHVTRTDYQLIDISEDGFVSLLTETGGTKDDLRLPTDDNLLGQIKDGFAEGKDLVVTVMSSMGEEQICALKDIGPKN, from the exons ATGTCGGACGAGGAACACCACTTCGAGGCCAAGGGGGACGCCGGCGCCTCCAAGACCTACCCCCAGCAGGCCGGGACCATCCGCAAGAACGGCTACATCGTCATCAAAAACCGCCCCTGCAAG GTCGTCGAAGTTTCCACTTCCAAGACCGGAAAGCATGGTCATGCCAAGTGCCACTTTGTTGGGATTGACATCTTCAACAACAAGAAGCTTGAAGATATTGTTCCATCATCCCACAACTGTGAT GTTCCACATGTCACTCGTACTGACTATCAGCTGATTGATATTTCTGAAGATGGATTT GTTAGTCTGCTGACTGAAACTGGAGGCACCAAGGATGATCTCAGGCTCCCAACTGATGACAATTTGTTGGGACAG ATCAAGGATGGCTTTGCTGAGGGTAAGGATCTGGTGGTGACTGTTATGTCCTCTATGGGAGAAGAGCAGATTTGTGCTCTCAAGGATATCGGTCCCAAGAACTAA
- the LOC115742792 gene encoding protein IMPAIRED IN BABA-INDUCED STERILITY 1: MGCVSSKQAVSVTPAVDHSGQFKDNAGKGCGSSGRSRVAWVELEKKKKGESGVWVGLSGSELGESGRASSNGDSLSFRLGNLQKYVEGEQVAAGWPAWLSAVAGEAIHGWVPLRADAFEKLEKIGQGTYSSVFRARDLESGRIVALKKVRFDNFEPESVRFMAREILILRRLDHPNIMKLEGLITSRLSCSIYLVFEYMEHDITGLLSCPEIKFSEAQIKCYMKQLLSGLDHCHSRGIMHRDIKGSNLLVNNEGILKVADFGLANFCSSGNRQPLTSRVVTLWYRPPELLLGSTDYGASVDLWSVGCVFAEILLGKPILQGRTEVEQLHKIFKLCGSPPDDYWKKSRLPHATLFKPQQPYDSCLRETFTDLPVAAVDLIETLLSVEPHKRGNASSALASEYFRMKPYACEPSSLPIYPPSKEIDAKNREEARRKKGGGRVRGHDTARKQTRKPHGTSKLAPTQDFAPQAKVADRIEVNGSKLHILKEGKVMSGWDAPKPSLDLPEEASHAKNASQGDIPFSGPLQVSSSSGFAWAKRRKEEAPVRSHTRSISRGHIFNGLEPSITLLARNNADSKRHENGNLPYAARTNSRGHYSYDIVKNVIPNQWGHFERPDSFDASDEYHSQELSLAQYQKEEMAAKRNNLDYNGHADKVEFSGPLLSQSHRVDELLEKHERHIRQAVRRSWFQRGKKQDR, from the exons ATGGGGTGCGTGAGCTCGAAGCAAGCGGTGTCCGTGACCCCAGCGGTCGACCACTCGGGGCAGTTCAAGGACAATGCGGGGAAGGGCTGTGGCAGCTCGGGTCGGAGCCGAGTCGCGTGGGTCGagttggagaagaagaagaagggcgaGTCGGGGGTTTGGGTGGGGCTGAGCGGGAGCGAGCTGGGCGAGTCCGGGAGGGCGAGTTCGAATGGCGATTCCTTGAGCTTTAGGTTGGGGAATTTGCAGAAGTACGTGGAGGGCGAGCAGGTGGCGGCTGGGTGGCCGGCGTGGCTCAGCGCCGTGGCCGGCGAGGCGATCCATGGCTGGGTGCCGCTGCGAGCCGACGCGTTCGAGAAGTTGGAGAAG ATTGGACAGGGTACATATAGCAGTGTCTTTCGAGCACGAGATCTTGAAAGTGGAAGGATTGTTGCTCTAAAGAAAGTTCGGTTTGACAACTTTGAGCCAGAAAGCGTCAGATTTATGGCACGAGAAATTTTGATTCTCCGCAGGCTTGACCATCCAAATATTATGAAACTGGAGGGGTTAATTACTTCTAGATTATCATGCAGCATATATCTCGTGTTTGAGTACATGGAGCATGATATAACTGGACTTTTGTCTTGCCCAGAGATCAAATTCAGCGAGGCGCAG ATCAAGTGCTACATGAAGCAATTACTGTCTGGACTTGATCATTGTCACTCGAGGGGTATAATGCATCGGGACATCAAGGGATCAAATCTTTTGGTAAACAATGAAGGAATTCTGAAGGTGGCTGACTTTGGATTGGCCAATTTCTGTAGTTCTGGAAACAGGCAGCCCTTGACTAGCCGTGTTGTAACTTTGTGGTACCGACCTCCTGAACTTCTGCTAGGATCAACAGATTATGGAGCATCAGTCGATCTTTGGAGTGTTGGCTGTGTGTTTGCAGAAATTCTCCTTGGAAAACCCATTCTTCAGGGAAGGACCGAG GTTGaacaattgcacaaaattttcaaGCTGTGCGGCTCGCCACCTGATGATTACTGGAAGAAATCTAGACTTCCTCACGCAACACTCTTCAAACCTCAGCAGCCATATGATAGCTGCCTTAGGGAAACCTTTACAGATTTGCCTGTTGCTGCCGTGGATTTGATAGAAACACTTCTTTCGGTTGAACCTCACAAGCGTGGGAATGCTTCATCAGCTCTTGCATCTGAG TATTTCAGAATGAAGCCTTATGCATGTGAACCGTCAAGCTTGCCGATATACCCTCCTAGCAAAGagattgatgcaaaaaatcGTGAGGAAGCGAGAAG GAAAAAGGGTGGTGGGAGAGTTCGTGGACATGATACTGCAAGAAAACAAACTAGAAAACCCCATGGAACCAGTAAATTGGCACCAACtcag GATTTCGCGCCCCAAGCTAAAGTTGCAGACAGAATCGAAGTCAATGGCAGTAAGCTGCACATCCTTAAGGAGGGCAAAGTCATGTCAGGCTGGGACGCACCGAAGCCGTCACTAGATTTACCCGAAGAGGCTTCTCACGCGAAGAATGCATCTCAAGGAGACATTCCTTTCTCTGGCCCATTACAGGTATCTTCATCAAGTGGCTTTGCCTgggcaaaaaggagaaaagaggaGGCTCCTGTTAGATCCCACACTAGATCCATTTCTAGAGGTCACATTTTCAATGGGTTAGAACCTTCTATTACCTTGCTAGCAAGGAATAACGCCGACTCGAAGCGTCATGAAAACGGTAACTTACCATATGCGGCACGGACAAACTCCAGAGGCCATTACTCATATGACATTGTGAAGAATGTGATTCCGAACCAATGGGGTCACTTTGAGCGTCCAGATTCCTTTGATGCTTCTGATGAATACCACTCCCAAGAACTATCTTTGGCACAatatcaaaaagaggaaatggcGGCTAAGAGAAACAATTTG GATTACAATGGGCATGCAGACAAAGTTGAATTTTCAGGGCCATTATTGTCTCAGTCTCACAGAGTTGATGAACTCTTGGAAAAACATGAAAGGCACATTCGTCAAGCAGTCCGAAGATCATGGTTCCAAAGAG GTAAGAAGCAGGATAGATAA
- the LOC115741125 gene encoding uncharacterized protein LOC115741125 gives MAREGRDALSSSVSARVVACEGVGSPWTPPSPPTVVREGFDEDRNPRLRSTCNYIFDISFNKKSRKGSREGFAHSSSKRRFRKYREGASCKIHSAMSSPSSPSRSRANNDDGNKNGDERPRFFSSKAKSKCWAAAAVVPGRHPERWRQDAAGNVVCKRFCNCQGCLCFEYDHIVPFSKGGESTAENCQILQTRVNRFKSDKELVDATQLKGYSCDVQFTDKELDIIEMAVYGDVIRPGNQCRCRTVAEMLGAYRSKDPKAACKLPYSNETM, from the exons ATGGCCCGAgagggccgcgacgccctcTCCTCGTCGGTTTCGGCGCGAGTTGTGGCCTGCGAGGGTGTTGGGAGCCCTTGgacccccccctcccctccaaCCGTAGTTAGGGAGGGCTTTGATGAGGATCGCAACCCTCGTTTGCGATCG ACTTGTAATTATATCTTCGACATTAGTTTTAATAAGAAAAGTAGGAAAGGCTCGCGAGAAGGTTTTGCGCATTCAAGTTCTAAGCGGCGTTTCCGCAAATACAGAGAGGGCGCTTCTTGCAAAATACACAGCGCCATGAGCTCTCCATCCTCACCTTCTCGCTCCCGCGCCAACAACGACGACGGCAACAAGAATGGCGACGAGAGGCCGAGGTTCTTCAGCTCCAAAGCGAAGAGCAAGTGCTGGGCGGCCGCCGCCGTCGTCCCCGGCAGGCACCCCGAACGGTGGCGCCAGGACGCCGCCGGCAATGTCGTATGCAAGCGCTTCTGCAACTGCCAGGGCTGCCTCTGCTTCGAGTACGACCACATCGTCCCCTTCTCTAAAG GCGGTGAGTCCACTGCTGAGAATTGCCAGATTCTTCAGACGAGGGTGAACAGGTTCAAGTCGGACAAAGAACTGGTGGATGCGACTCAACTCAAAGGCTACTCTTGTGACGTCCAATTTACAG ATAAAGAGCTTGACATAATCGAGATGGCTGTTTATGGGGATGTAATCCGGCCAGGAAACCAATGCAGGTGTAGAACTGTTGCAGAAATGCTGGGTGCATACAGGTCGAAAGATCCCAAGGCTGCTTGCAAGCTTCCGTACTCGAATGAGACGATGTAG